The following are encoded together in the Malaya genurostris strain Urasoe2022 chromosome 3, Malgen_1.1, whole genome shotgun sequence genome:
- the LOC131436897 gene encoding facilitated trehalose transporter Tret1-like, translating into MERKNSDFSNYRNEYLTAITATLSLVATVAAAGWSSPAIPALRRADSPVPITADQGSWIVSILSIGSLFGPIITSLFVDRYGRKLTLLLSVIPLAVGWVMIALAEHVSIIYVARFLHGISYGSAYSVAPIYLGEIASPEIRGSTGILVTVMAKIAFLLQYSIGPYVNFNTLAWISLGFPGLFIALFVWMPESPYYLLTANKEKDAFASLCWLRRCDGESEQFRQEFRQIKAVIEKGRHSPATMKELFKRSNRKSLIIILVLSCGMQLTGINAILGYSQSIFSKLDMNLEAAELSIVLAGVQLLAVFIPIFAVDRLGRRPLLFISCGGSFLGLLTCSIYFTLDAFDYSVQEFSWVPFIGTLGFIIAFALGLATVPFAILGEVFPKHIKANANAVFAIITSVVVFTVVKLFQVISDGIGTFVSFWIFSGCTAGTGALIYWIIPETKGQSLEAIQKSMLEQGDAKRRPLLC; encoded by the exons ATGGAAAGAAAGAATAGTGATTTCTCCAACTATCGCAATGAGTATCTTACAGCGATTACCG CTACATTATCATTGGTGGCAACCGTTGCAGCCGCAGGCTGGTCATCTCCGGCAATTCCAGCTCTTCGACGGGCGGATTCACCCGTCCCAATAACAGCCGATCAAGGATCGTGGATTGTATCGATTCTTTCGATAGGGTCTCTGTTCGGTCCCATAATTACAAGCCTGTTTGTCGATCGCTACGGACGGAAGCTCACCCTTCTACTGTCAGTAATTCCACTAGCCGTTGGTTGGGTTATGATAGCGCTGGCCGAACACGTGTCAATCATCTATGTGGCTCGATTTTTGCATGGTATTTCCTACGGAAGCGCCTACTCAGTTGCTCCCATTTATCTTGGGGAAATAGCGTCCCCTGAAATTCGTGGTTCGACAGGAATACTCGTTACCGTAATGGCTAAGATCGCCTTTCTACTGCAATACAGTATTGGACCTTACGTTAACTTCAATACCTTGGCATGGATCTCTCTGGGCTTTCCCGGTTTATTTATTGCTCTTTTCGTATGGATGCCAGAATCTCCCTACTATCTACTCACTGCAAATAAGGAAAAGGATGCTTTTGCTAGTCTGTGTTGGTTACGACGATGTGACGGTGAGTCCGAACAATTCCGTCAAGAATTCCGACAAATTAAGGCTGTCATCGAGAAGGGACGCCACAGTCCAGCAACCATGAAGGAATTGTTCAAAAGATCCAACCGTAAAAGTTTGATCATCATTCTAGTGCTATCATGCGGTATGCAATTGACCGGTATCAATGCCATCTTAGGCTACTCAcagtcaattttctcgaagcttGACATGAATCTGGAAGCGGCGGAGTTATCCATCGTTCTGGCCGGTGTTCAACTGTTGGCAGTTTTCATTCCAATATTCGCTGTTGACCGACTCGGTCGTCGACCACTTCTATTTATTTCCTGTGGAGGATCGTTCCTTGGCTTACTCACGTGCAGCATCTATTTCACCCTGGATGCTTTCGATTATTCTGTGCAGGAATTCAGCTGGGTACCGTTTATTGGCACATTGGGATTCATAATAGCGTTTGCTTTAGGACTCGCAACGGTACCTTTCGCTATACTGGGTGAAGTGTTTCCAAAACACATTAAAGCCAATGCGAATGCGGTGTTTGCCATCATAACTTCAGTGGTGGTGTTCACTGTCGTGAAACTATTCCAGGTGATATCAGATGGGATTGGAACATTTGTCTCATTCTGGATATTCAGTGGCTGTACTGCTGGGACGGGAGCACTTATATATTGGATTATACCGGAAACCAAAGGACAATCGTTGGAAGCAATCCAGAAATCTATGCTCGAACAAGGAGACGCCAAACGGCGGCCATTGTTGTGTTGA